In Acropora muricata isolate sample 2 chromosome 13, ASM3666990v1, whole genome shotgun sequence, the DNA window GACTTGCGTGCGTTTCCTCGGTTTCATATGTGACTCGGAGCGTCAAGCTTTCGTCATTCcccaagataaaagaaacaagtttGCGACGTTAAGGGAAGATATTCTTTCGTCCCCATTCGTTAGCCTGAAGAAACTTCAGCGTTTTTCGGGAAAGTGATGTTTCCGCTATTACGGCTCGCACTTTTCTGTTTCGTTTAGTACTAGGATAGGTTGGGGTTTTTTGAGTAATGGAGAATAAAGATATCTGGAGATCTAGTTCTTCGGTTTTCTGGTTCCTCTCTGTATCTTATCCGGGCCTAGGCAGCGTTACGTCTGAGACAGGAGCGGCATCTTTCCATAACTTAGTCCCCCGTGACGGGGTAATAGGTGTGCAGTGAGGATATTTtactattctcactgcatacatAATTAGCCCGCAGCACGGGAAGGTTTAAATCAGTTAAATTCCGTCCTGCGGGGCCTGCGTGCTGCCACGCATAATGCCTTGCGGCCCTCGCTTCAAATATCTCAGTTTCAGCCGCCTCCTGGCCAGTTCTACGGAGTTCGGTAAAAGGGGTGTTCAAGTTTcgccccccccccacctccccTGGTGGCGGTTGGCCTTACCTTGGCGCTATGTTCGGCACGCCTATTGCCCTAACAGTCGCGGCATCTTTCCATAACTTAGTCCCCCGTGACGGGGTAATAGGTGTGCAGTGAGGATATTTTACTATCTCAGTCAATTATTTTCTCctggctctaaaatacacctgggaaatttccaaaaattcattagctttcctcgacattaaactctCTATCAATGACAACGGtgtatccactagcgtacattACAAACTAATcctcccaatcactcccaccactacatgactatttgcgggctatccttacaccacggaaacacagaaagtcgcaaaagtctcgaacaaaaattcatttttcaactgggtacactctctccacatggagttaatgaacgcctctcattccattaatttatttacaaattcatgtgaacatatttccaccaatagcaaAGCTCTaatacactctcatataaaccacaacaccccacaattcccctatttgctctgacgaggggctaacgctcaaaacgtcagcattctaaatctttcacggtggtaattcaaccattattaactcgtttgataaaaccaattttttttcctctgaaGATGTTAAACTTTGTTGAAGCATATGAAACATCAAGTAAATAACTATTAACTGTTGGCTTTTTTCTATTGCTTGTTGCCGGGGTTTTCGGCCGAGATTGCCAAACAACAAAATTATGTGCGATGAAAGGTTATGCAGAAATTTGTGGGTAAATCAACAGAAGACAGAAACTATAAAAACTGTTCAAACGTAAGTATAAACAAGTTGTTAATTTCCTTCCTCAAAGATTATCATGATTGGACTTCTTGGGGAAGCTGTTCCAGGACTTGCGGAGGAGGAAGCCAAGAACGTCAAAGGATCGGAACTTGGATATTAGAGACGCGACCCTGCAATAAACACAACTGTCCAAGTAAGGGCACACTTGCTGTTctcatttctttgtgttttaggcTGTATACGAAAATTCTTCTACTTAGTGTTTACTCGTTATGTAAGTGCTTCATCAGTGTGCATGTAAAGGTAAATTTGTTCAGATCAAACATGGGGCACGCGGACGAgttggtcattttcaaattgATCAGGCATGTAAGTGACAATCGGTTTGATTGAACGACATACTTGTAAGTGCAATTTGATAGAGTTCCGTCTTGACTGGTTGTTTAATGCTGTTGTACGTTACTGTGACAATATTCACGGAGAAGCCGTATTGCTTTCGCACTTTTGCACTCCGAATTTCCCTCTTCATCACCCATTGGGTGCATTTCATCGCCTTCTAGCGCGCCTCTCCCACTTTTGTTGTCCCTATGTTTGATCTGAACAGCACACAAACACTGGTTATAATTAGAATAAATTATGGCAAGCGTGGTAAAATGTTCTCGTCCTAGGACTGCTCGTGAATTTCTTCTTGCGAGGCTCCAGCTCACTTGCTGAACATAATTCGAAAAACCACTTTTGTGAACATAACAAAGAGCCGAACAAAATTCGATATGAATTATATGGGaaaaaaatcataaatcaaGAAATCTGCTAACGTAGATATCAGCCAAATAAAATTTGGGTTGTCGATCTAAACTTCTGAACATAATTGAAAAgagcagaactttattcaacaaTGTGGCCGAATAAAATGCTAAGCACCATAaccaattttgaattttaattttcaccCTAATAACGCTTTATACCGGCTCAGCCTCTGGTAATTCTCTTGTTTTAAGTGGGGTTTCAGTATGATACTGTTATCGTGGTTCTAGtttttcaaaggatggatactgctatccactggataaatcagtATCCGTTGGATAAGTACTACCAAAAACTATTGAGTTCTCCAGTGGATATCCAGTGGATATCTATCTCATAAATATTACATTACTATCGAGATAATTCACTATTCATTGGAAAAATACTACAAATCATATTAAGCTATCCACTGGATGTTCATTTATCGAATGCATAAAGTAACATGCAATCTTTGAAAACCGAGTTTTTGTGGTCGCAGTTGATGGTACTTGGAGTGATTGGAGCCAGTGGAGCAATTGTACAAAGAATGTCAATGGCATACAAATGAGGACGAGACATTGTGTGAATCCAAAGCCTCAATTTGGTGGAAAACTGTGCACTGGTCCCAATGCAACAGCTATGAGGGGATGCACAGACATATCCAGATGCCGTCAAggtatttgacaatttttaaaGGAGAAGTTTGCTATTATCTTACCCCTCAGGGCTTTCTCATGATCAGTACCGTTCACAGCTTACTTACAGCGAAATTTTTGGCCGCACTGTTGCTTATTGGCTTGTTCACCAAGAGTTATTAGGGCGCACATAGACGTTTTGATGCAACACGCGAGACATGCgagggaaataaaaagaaaaaaattaaattgtttgGAGCTGTTTTAGTAACGTAAATGCGTCGGGTGTCCTTTTCCTCCAATTCTCAAAACAGGAAGAAAACGTTCTTGTTCCTAggttaaaaaatatatagaAAAGTGCATCTCTTCTTTCAATTACGTACAATGACTGACCAAAGTGCCCTCAATCTTTTTCTAGATTTTTCTGTTCGTTTTCTCACATTGAAAGGTTTACCGTCTCATGGATCAATGCAAATTCTCAGCAATGGCACATGGAGAGACCTTTGCATTACTAATTGGAATGACGCTGAAAGAAATTTAGTTTGTCAAGAACAAGGATACAATGGATCCAGCCTGAGAGTCTATTCGAATAGTGGAACAAATGGCTCTGGAAACACCTCTCAAAGTTGCGAACAGCTTACACAAAACTGCGAGGAAAAAATTAGCAGGGAAATAAAGTGCTCAGGTATTAAGACATTCTTATCCCCTCAGAATCAGAGTTGAATGAAGAGAACATGGATTGACACATTAAATATTATAGCTGTGCTGATCCTCTCCAGAAAATGATTGAATTCGCCCGACTGTCAATAAAATTGTCGCATCAGATTAATCAAAGATAGGCACACCGTAGGAATCCTAATTCAATAAACGAATCGATAAAGTAAGCGATTAAGTGtttaattaacaacaaaaaatcTCCCTTCGGAACAAAAAAATGTCGTATAAGATTTAACTCTGCGTTTTCTTCCATAAGGCGTCTATTTTTCCTTATATAGTGATTCGGAAACCATCGTTTGCCCTAAGGTTAGGTCACTATACTGAGTATTTCCTGGCTGTTCCAAGTTTCATAATATGGATTGGTGAAGATTTTGATGCATGGTCAATTGTAAGAAATGAaggcaaataattgtttgtAGACATGGCAGATCCTTTTTTGATGGTATTGCATTCCTTACTTAATGTGCCTTTCTTCACAGTTCCCGTACGCCTAGCGGGGGTAGACGGCGTTAACTATGCCGGACGGGTTGAAGTGTTTTATCAGGGAAAGTGGGGCAAGATTTGTCGCGATGAATGGGACATCAATGatgtcaaagttgtttgcaaacaGCTTGGCTTTCAATCTGTCGTGGCTGAATTCATTGGAATGGAAACCAAAGATGAGAACATTTCCGTTGTGATGTCAAATGTGGCCTGTACTGGGCAGGAATCAGTTTTGGCATCTTGTAAGCGTTCTGATGGAAAGCATAACTGTGTGGATAACATAGGAGCTCAAGCATTTTGTGAACCTAGTAAGTTAACGATAAATAATGAGCTATTGTTTAGGATGTGAAATTTGTGATACTCCATTATGGAGTGTATATTGCAACAAATAATGCATGCAGGTCTGTCGTTCGATGTTAAAGGTGCTCGTAGTAACGCGAAGGGGAAGTATGCGATCATATAGCGGAAATTATACACTAATTCACTTGTTATCACTTTCGTAAGGACGACCCAAGGCTGATATATCAAAATATTGGTGCTTATTAGGGAATTTGCAATAGATTTCATCCTTTGTTGTCTGGAGGGTGATAAGGACAGTACTTTTATCTTCTGCTGCTCTACTCTCACGAAGAATATGGTAACTTTCGGGCAAGTGGATTAAATGCTGAGAAGATGGAGGAAGTAAATGAAAAGTTATACGTTATACACAGGCATAAGAAGAACCTCATAGCTATGAATACCAGTGGCAAAGTTGAtgatgcaaatttaaaaaaaacggAAGTGAAAAATTAGTTAAGACAATGAAACTCATTATCATTGAATTTGTGAGCAAACCAGGAAAGAATAGGTAAAGAGTAAATAACAAAGTTATGGACAGGAAGAGGCACTTAAAAAAGAGCGACTGCGCAATTGAAACATTTTATTGTGACAAACTATGAAACTCTAGAACGCAATTTTAGGACGTAAATTGAACAGTGACGGTGAGCAAGAAAACCGAAGCGGATTAATCAAGTGAAGGAAACAAGTCTAGAGCAAGGAGAGATTAAGGGCGATAAAAGAGATTGAGGTGAAAATGGTAGAAATACCTTCCTGCACTTAGTACTCCTAAATTTTTATGGAATCCATTTTTAAAGTAATCAATGCACAACTGTGAAGTACACTTTCAATAAGTTCTTTATTAATATTCTTCTTAACCGATACATGTGTATTTGTCTTTGGTCGTGAGAGAAACAGAACACCTCGAAAAGATAGAAGTATGAAATGTCGCAAACTGTCTCAACGTGCTGAAAGGCGTCCTGCATGAACCCTGTTAAAAGTTTGGCTTTCCCAAATagtgagaaattaaaaaaaaaaaacttttctcaGTGTTCGAAATCTGTTTAGTCCTTACATCAGCCCTTGGTCTCCACCCTCTGCTCTCCTCGGGGAAGTCGATGTCAAGTGCataaatccaaaaaaaattagaaaagataTGACGATATCTTACGCTCTTTTCATAAATTGGGATAATATGGAGGTGCTGAAACCCGCCCGTAAGAAGGTCCTTAGTTTTGGAATGAAGGAACTCCCACGGAAAATTCTGAGATTAGAATTCACGACCACCTGTCTTTTAGTATAAGGATAACTTGTTTAAACCAGCTCTGCTAAAATTAACAAGActtcaaataagcaaactttaaaGAAGCAGACTTTCAACAGATTTAGGAAGGCCTGTTTTTCGTTCGAAGTTTTGagactaaatttttcaaatatgCATCTTCAATTATGTATCTTCAATAACCACTTCAAATCAGTTCACTTGCCGACGTTATTGCCAGAGAAAATGTTTTCTCTTGCAATTACTTGTCTAATCTGTTATTGAAAGGTTGCACCTTCTCCAGTTgtgatttaaagttgttttttgaACAATCCTTTCATCTCACGAATAATTTCCAACACTAAGGACAGGAGGCCGGTAGATGCTACACCATAGGCAGTCCTTTCACCTGCAAAATAATTACTTGATCAGTTgaaatgaatttcattgaaCTTTTAGTTATGTTCCGAGTTATCTACATGAAAGTCTCTCCGGTCTTTCATCGCATTAGATCCACAACATATTTGGTTAACATCTATTTCAGAAAACAGAACAGTGCTGGAAAAGAGATCCCATGTGTTTAACATTGGAAGTAATGTAACCGTGAAATGTTCCAAGGTAGAAACTAAGAATATCTCGTGGCATAATGGTACTACTGAAGTTAAAATCAAGTCAGAAGGTAGAATAGACTTGAATGGcctctccttgaaaattaaaaactttCAGCTGGATGATGCAGGAACATATGAGTGCCGAGGAGAATCAAGCACTCGGTTCTACACCATTTATGCCAATGGtaagctttctttatgctccttttgttcgtcacCTCACCTTTATTTTCATCACCACTATAATAATGCAATGTTTTTTTGATGTCTAATTTTGTTTcgcgatattttaaaatatattctgTAGCACTATATAATTTTGACTAAAAACCTTATAATATTAATTAtgagtaatggtaataggacttaaTGGAGTATAATTCAGGAGTAATCGGGCGAATGATTTGAAAATACGAGCACGCCTATAACTGAATTGTGCGACACGAAGTCCTActaccaattaattgtgtcaattaaaaaaaaaagtgaaaaatttttaAAGTCAACGGTTGAAAAGTGGCTGTCAATATCTAAGGAAAACAAATCTGAATAAAAGTTattgaaccagttaatttcCTCCatggttgttttcaatctgcacctgtcaacctgttcacgtaagaaattttccttggtTTCGATTGACTAGGATGGGCTAGGCAGTTAAGGCTTATTGGCGAGTGGCGCGAAGTGTTTGacttttattggctgcttaactgcccgatttgacctgtccgattacaaatgtttgtaatcggacagatcaaatcggacagtttgaaCCTGacacagccaattaagccagaATTGAAGGCTGTTAACGACCGATCATATTCGAGGATTTTGTTAttgaacaataataacaacaataatactaataattagtTATAAAATACTGCTAACGAATGCTATATTTTAAAACCGACGACGTTTGACGTGAAAGTAAATAAGGGAATATTGTCTCCTTTTAAAAGATCAAACATCAGCAACTGTGGTAAGAAGACAAGAGAATGATCGTAGTTTTAACATCGGCATAACCGTGCAACCGGTCCTCGTCAGCCAGAAATTCATTGACAAGTTGTCGGGTCAAAGAAGTACAGTTGTCAATCATTAATTAACAATTCATGCTTAATCTGTCATATGATCTTTTCAATGGGAATCATGTTGGTTATGCTTTTCGACATCTTCACCAATaccttatcgaaaaaaaaaaagaactcggCGATAGGCAAACACCTTTTGAAGGCCCATGGGAGCTTATGTCATctgaatgaaaacaaatttcgAATCCTATGCAAATGTTGCACAAAGTTTGAATGCCTTGTGACCGAGATGCTGTTGACCAATAAATGCAATCCACGCCTAAACACAAGAAACGATTTCATTTTTCCAAAACTTCTTCCTTAAAAATACTGTTAACACTTTTGCGCCTTTTCTCAGTAAGTATTGTCCTTCTCAGTAGTATTAAACGTTTGTAGCAGCCCCTTTTTTTATTGAGAATAACATTAGGTCAACGTCAAAACATCGTCTGCTTTtagctttattttttttcaacgttttcaccCCATAGTATTCTATCGCAGTATTTCATACTGAAATGttagaatattaataaaaattactTTACTTAAGACTCAGGGGATTTAGCTGAGCACATTTGCTCTTCTAATTGAGGATACTAAAAATCAGACTAAGccataataaataaaaaaagacgGGTAAACCGGAATACCTgggaaaaaacctctcaaagTTGAGTAAATAACCAGTATTGGAATGCCGGTATTCTCATGATCACCACCATATACAATCCGCTACTTAGTGCGTATGGAACTAAGTAACAGGGTTGTAATACTGAACGTTGAAAAGAAGCAAATATATTCTTGCGGCCAGTGCAAAAAATACCGCAATCGCTACACAGATAATGGTTCATTTGTGTTCATTCCTTTCCATTCTCTAGCTAAATTCATACGCAAAACTCCAGTACAATTTTTTGTAAGTGGAGGTCCTGGCATCATACAATGTATTGCCATAGGAAATCCTTCCCCTGATTTTAAATGGAGAAGGAAAGATGGACGAAGTTTGCAGGACGGGAGATTTATTCAGTTGGCAAATGGGAGCCTGATGATGAAGTCAGTACAGGCAGAAGATAAGGGAACTTACATTTG includes these proteins:
- the LOC136895420 gene encoding scavenger receptor cysteine-rich domain superfamily protein-like, with product MRTRHCVNPKPQFGGKLCTGPNATAMRGCTDISRCRQGLPSHGSMQILSNGTWRDLCITNWNDAERNLVCQEQGYNGSSLRVYSNSGTNGSGNTSQSCEQLTQNCEEKISREIKCSVPVRLAGVDGVNYAGRVEVFYQGKWGKICRDEWDINDVKVVCKQLGFQSVVAEFIGMETKDENISVVMSNVACTGQESVLASCKRSDGKHNCVDNIGAQAFCEPKNRTVLEKRSHVFNIGSNVTVKCSKVETKNISWHNGTTEVKIKSEGRIDLNGLSLKIKNFQLDDAGTYECRGESSTRFYTIYANAKFIRKTPVQFFVSGGPGIIQCIAIGNPSPDFKWRRKDGRSLQDGRFIQLANGSLMMKSVQAEDKGTYICAIKQPSGSEPSNEKSQSINVMVMEFRVSFRTTPGYPSNGSMGIFNNGTWKDLCVANWYVVERNLVCLAQGYNGSSLGVHSKSGTNSSGNTTYSCEQLTQNCEEKINTEIKCSGIKTFLSPQVPVRLAGVDGVNYAGRVEVFYQGKWGRICRDEWDINDVKVVCKQLGFQSALAEFLGMDTKDENISVVMSNVACTGQESVFASCKRRNGKYRCPNNIGAQALCEPSKWKSAIV